A stretch of the Rhinoderma darwinii isolate aRhiDar2 chromosome 3, aRhiDar2.hap1, whole genome shotgun sequence genome encodes the following:
- the UBE2N gene encoding ubiquitin-conjugating enzyme E2 N isoform X2, whose product MLETQRLMAEPVPGIKAEPDDCNARYFHVVIAGPQDSPFEGGTFKLELFLPEEYPMAAPKVRFMTKIYHPNVDKLGRICLDILKDKWSPALQIRTVLLSIQALLSAPNPDDPLANDVAEQWKTNEAQAIETARAWTRLYATNNV is encoded by the exons ATGCTG GAAACCCAGCGCTTAATGGCAGAGCCAGTCCCTGGGATAAAAGCTGAGCCAGATGACTGCAATGCACGATACTTCCATGTTGTAATTGCGGGTCCACAAGATTCACCCTTTGAAGGAGGGACATTTAAACTTGAATTATTCCTTCCTGAAGAGTACCCAATGGCAGCTCCTAAAGTACGCTTCATgacaaaaatctatcaccccaaTGTAGACAAGCTGGGGAGGATATGTTTAGATATCTTGAAAG ATAAATGGTCTCCGGCTCTGCAGATCCGTACAGTGCTTCTATCAATTCAGGCTTTGTTAAGCGCACCCAACCCAGATGATCCATTAGCAAATGATGTAGCCGAGCAGTGGAAGACAAATGAAGCCCAAGCCATAGAAACAG CCAGAGCGTGGACTAGGCTATACGCCACAAATAATGTTTAA
- the UBE2N gene encoding ubiquitin-conjugating enzyme E2 N isoform X1: MTGLPRRIVKETQRLMAEPVPGIKAEPDDCNARYFHVVIAGPQDSPFEGGTFKLELFLPEEYPMAAPKVRFMTKIYHPNVDKLGRICLDILKDKWSPALQIRTVLLSIQALLSAPNPDDPLANDVAEQWKTNEAQAIETARAWTRLYATNNV, translated from the exons GAAACCCAGCGCTTAATGGCAGAGCCAGTCCCTGGGATAAAAGCTGAGCCAGATGACTGCAATGCACGATACTTCCATGTTGTAATTGCGGGTCCACAAGATTCACCCTTTGAAGGAGGGACATTTAAACTTGAATTATTCCTTCCTGAAGAGTACCCAATGGCAGCTCCTAAAGTACGCTTCATgacaaaaatctatcaccccaaTGTAGACAAGCTGGGGAGGATATGTTTAGATATCTTGAAAG ATAAATGGTCTCCGGCTCTGCAGATCCGTACAGTGCTTCTATCAATTCAGGCTTTGTTAAGCGCACCCAACCCAGATGATCCATTAGCAAATGATGTAGCCGAGCAGTGGAAGACAAATGAAGCCCAAGCCATAGAAACAG CCAGAGCGTGGACTAGGCTATACGCCACAAATAATGTTTAA